In a genomic window of Desulfovibrio litoralis DSM 11393:
- the ade gene encoding adenine deaminase — translation MKPIERLVNVANKKDKAELVIKNAKIFNGFSKTFKIADVAIDSGYIAGVGEYSGQNELDAKGALLTPGFIDGHVHIESGMASPLEFAKTLVANGTTTIIADPHEIANVAGIKGLEYLLKATDDLPISVYMMLPSCVPATPLEMGGASLNAEDLKPFLKHPRVLGLGEMMNYPGVLNNDPEVMAKLHMAENHIIDGHAPELMGTALNAYATAGIRSDHECTKPEEALARIENGIAVMLREGSAAKNLLSLLDVVNDNTAPFCFFATDDRHPEDLIEQGHINYLVKLASEDGRVSLENILNLASLNAARHFGLRELGAIAPGFKADLALFSDTKNWKPSHVWKAGKLVVENGEVLGAYQKVDESAIRNSVRLQPLTDDCLKVKATASKVRVIGLIPNQLLTEHLIMQLPSINGEFKALPEQDIIKIAVFERHRNSGNIGVGFIKGLGLKSGAIASTIAHDSHNLVVAGVTDADMLLAVAEIQRIGGGLAIVENGKVLASLALELGGLLSDQPMTEIKKQLALMQQTVRKLGLTEGHDPFMTLAFMSLPVIPYLKITENGLVDITTFSVVPTVVE, via the coding sequence ATGAAACCTATTGAAAGATTAGTAAACGTAGCGAATAAAAAAGATAAAGCCGAATTAGTTATTAAAAATGCTAAAATATTTAACGGCTTTAGCAAAACTTTTAAAATAGCTGATGTTGCGATTGATTCCGGATATATCGCCGGAGTTGGTGAATACAGCGGGCAGAACGAACTTGACGCTAAAGGTGCTTTGCTTACTCCCGGTTTCATAGATGGTCATGTGCATATTGAAAGTGGCATGGCATCACCTCTTGAATTTGCTAAAACCTTGGTGGCTAACGGAACGACAACAATTATCGCCGACCCGCATGAAATAGCCAACGTCGCAGGTATAAAAGGCTTGGAATATCTGCTTAAGGCGACCGATGACTTACCGATTTCAGTATATATGATGTTGCCGTCTTGCGTCCCTGCTACCCCGCTTGAAATGGGCGGTGCAAGCCTGAATGCCGAAGATTTAAAGCCTTTTTTAAAACACCCTAGAGTTTTGGGTCTTGGCGAAATGATGAATTATCCCGGTGTATTAAACAATGACCCTGAAGTTATGGCAAAATTGCACATGGCAGAAAACCATATAATAGACGGACACGCCCCCGAGCTGATGGGAACAGCCCTAAACGCCTATGCCACCGCCGGCATAAGAAGCGATCACGAATGCACGAAACCCGAAGAAGCCCTCGCCAGAATAGAAAACGGTATTGCGGTCATGTTAAGAGAGGGTTCAGCGGCTAAAAATTTATTGAGCTTGCTGGATGTCGTTAATGACAATACCGCTCCTTTTTGTTTTTTTGCGACTGATGACCGCCACCCCGAAGATTTAATAGAACAAGGGCATATTAATTATCTGGTTAAATTAGCAAGCGAAGATGGGCGAGTTAGCCTAGAAAATATCCTTAATTTAGCTAGTTTAAATGCAGCAAGACATTTTGGATTAAGAGAGCTTGGTGCGATTGCTCCGGGCTTTAAAGCCGATTTAGCTTTATTTTCCGATACAAAAAACTGGAAGCCAAGCCATGTTTGGAAGGCAGGAAAACTCGTTGTTGAAAATGGCGAGGTCTTAGGGGCTTATCAAAAGGTTGACGAAAGTGCCATAAGAAATAGTGTAAGATTACAACCGCTGACAGATGATTGTTTAAAGGTTAAAGCAACAGCCTCAAAAGTTAGGGTAATTGGGCTTATTCCCAACCAACTTTTAACAGAACACTTAATTATGCAATTGCCGTCCATAAACGGGGAATTTAAGGCTTTACCCGAACAAGACATTATTAAAATCGCCGTATTCGAACGCCACCGTAACAGCGGAAATATTGGCGTTGGCTTTATCAAGGGTTTAGGGCTAAAAAGTGGTGCAATCGCCTCAACAATAGCCCACGACTCGCATAATCTTGTGGTCGCCGGAGTAACGGACGCCGATATGCTGCTTGCCGTTGCCGAGATACAACGCATAGGCGGAGGCTTGGCGATCGTTGAAAACGGAAAAGTCTTGGCAAGTTTAGCTCTTGAACTCGGTGGGCTGCTTTCTGATCAGCCCATGACTGAAATTAAAAAACAGCTTGCTTTAATGCAACAAACAGTTCGAAAACTTGGTCTCACCGAAGGGCACGACCCTTTTATGACTTTAGCGTTTATGAGCCTGCCTGTTATTCCCTACTTAAAAATCACCGAAAACGGCTTAGTGGATATTACTACTTTTAGTGTTGTGCCGACCGTTGTGGAGTAG
- a CDS encoding TorD/DmsD family molecular chaperone, with product MQTIASYSKPLSTLLHFFGMVCYDFNSLKTKDLEAYLPYFPFWEKLFEDTQSTQTIKNLYQALIELCKDPKKLELATFEYNYLFHKPTPLVSLWESVVRSDDKLMFGPHSFAVQEWYNAFGLELAKPHEASDHIALEILFMANLIERMDTNISGKKTQDFDPKIDNNERHTTPVAEDIVWSFWNEHLGQWGPACIQKLIPHAKTEFWIYLLSSCYEVLSIMGESEQ from the coding sequence ATGCAGACCATCGCCTCATATTCAAAACCCTTATCGACCCTGCTCCATTTTTTTGGCATGGTCTGCTATGATTTTAATTCATTAAAAACAAAAGACTTAGAGGCTTATCTTCCGTATTTTCCATTTTGGGAAAAGCTTTTTGAAGACACTCAAAGTACACAAACAATAAAAAATTTATATCAAGCACTGATTGAGCTATGCAAAGACCCTAAAAAGCTCGAACTTGCCACTTTTGAATATAACTATTTATTCCATAAACCAACACCGCTTGTCTCATTATGGGAGTCTGTCGTTCGCTCAGATGATAAACTGATGTTTGGCCCACACTCTTTTGCCGTACAAGAATGGTACAATGCTTTTGGTTTAGAACTTGCGAAACCTCATGAAGCCTCGGATCATATCGCTTTAGAAATCTTGTTTATGGCGAACCTAATAGAACGCATGGACACAAATATATCAGGCAAAAAAACACAGGATTTTGATCCAAAAATTGACAACAACGAAAGACACACAACGCCTGTTGCCGAAGACATAGTTTGGAGTTTTTGGAACGAACACTTAGGGCAATGGGGACCGGCTTGTATCCAAAAGTTGATACCTCATGCAAAAACAGAGTTTTGGATATATCTGCTTTCTAGTTGTTACGAGGTGCTTAGCATCATGGGAGAAAGCGAACAGTAA
- a CDS encoding dimethyl sulfoxide reductase anchor subunit family protein — translation MITVQWSLVVFTVLIQLSAGLALLIWLTGLKKFPKTEKVAWIITFLSGVIGFGGAVLHLTMLAHAPYALTQVGHAWLSREILGVSIFGLLVLLRVLNILKAGLNPLIALAGLGLILVVSQVYRVDVVPFWNTIGTEIGFFGTALALGGAVLAMLSNCNPEIAESSTPFISKWLCAIGLFMSCCLVLFGLHNMMNTIAPELIADTTTLIIQLAVAHTLIAGLGCALLFGNKNHTPVIALFAFLVILGGEVIGRILFYLANIRIGI, via the coding sequence ATGATAACAGTTCAATGGAGCCTTGTAGTTTTTACAGTTCTTATTCAGCTTAGTGCAGGACTAGCTTTACTTATTTGGTTAACCGGGCTTAAAAAGTTTCCTAAAACAGAAAAAGTCGCCTGGATAATTACTTTTTTAAGTGGCGTTATCGGATTTGGCGGTGCTGTTCTACACTTAACCATGTTGGCTCACGCCCCTTATGCTTTAACCCAAGTGGGTCATGCTTGGCTTTCTCGTGAAATTTTGGGAGTCAGCATTTTTGGACTGCTTGTTCTCTTGCGTGTATTAAACATTCTCAAAGCTGGCTTAAACCCCTTAATCGCTCTCGCCGGTTTAGGTTTAATCTTAGTTGTATCTCAAGTTTACCGAGTTGACGTTGTGCCTTTTTGGAACACAATCGGAACAGAAATCGGATTTTTTGGAACAGCCCTTGCCCTTGGTGGTGCTGTGCTTGCTATGTTGTCTAACTGCAACCCTGAAATTGCCGAAAGTTCAACCCCGTTTATTTCAAAGTGGCTTTGCGCTATCGGACTCTTTATGTCTTGCTGTCTCGTGTTATTCGGCTTGCATAATATGATGAATACCATTGCACCGGAACTTATCGCCGACACAACAACCTTAATCATTCAACTGGCCGTAGCTCATACTTTAATTGCCGGTCTTGGCTGTGCGTTACTTTTTGGAAATAAAAATCATACTCCCGTTATCGCCCTTTTTGCCTTTTTGGTTATTCTCGGCGGAGAAGTAATCGGGCGTATTCTCTTTTATCTCGCAAATATTCGCATAGGCATATAA
- a CDS encoding DMSO/selenate family reductase complex B subunit, with product MNSKYAFYMDSTKCMGCKACMIACKDAYNLPLNVNYRRVAECVGGDWFIQPDGTYSQNVFAYYLSVSCNHCNDPKCVAACPTGATHKNENGLVVIDASRCVGCKNCSWNCPYSAPQFNEEKQHMTKCDFCADRLAQNLAPVCVLSCPARALDFGPTEELIAKYGRANIAPLPPSHITQPNLAVNPHQNSVKATTNTTLLANKEEM from the coding sequence ATGAACAGTAAATATGCTTTTTATATGGATTCAACAAAATGTATGGGTTGCAAGGCCTGTATGATAGCCTGCAAGGACGCATACAACCTACCACTAAACGTAAATTATCGCAGAGTGGCGGAGTGTGTTGGTGGAGATTGGTTTATCCAGCCTGATGGAACATATTCGCAAAATGTCTTTGCTTATTACTTAAGTGTTTCCTGTAACCACTGCAACGACCCAAAATGCGTTGCAGCCTGTCCTACCGGTGCAACACACAAAAATGAAAATGGCTTGGTGGTTATTGATGCGTCCCGCTGTGTCGGTTGTAAAAACTGCTCTTGGAACTGTCCATATTCCGCACCGCAATTTAACGAAGAAAAACAACATATGACCAAGTGTGATTTTTGCGCGGACAGATTAGCTCAAAACTTGGCTCCGGTCTGTGTTTTGTCGTGTCCCGCTCGTGCGCTTGATTTTGGACCAACAGAAGAACTTATCGCAAAATATGGCAGGGCAAACATTGCACCTTTACCGCCTTCTCACATTACTCAGCCAAACTTAGCGGTAAACCCCCACCAAAATTCCGTAAAAGCAACGACTAACACCACTCTCTTGGCGAATAAGGAGGAAATGTAA